GTTCACCGCAACTTCGACGCCTGCGATGGAGAGGCTTGCCGTCACGATGAGAAACGCGAGCGCGATGTTCACGAGCGGCCCCGCAACCAGCGTGAAGGTGCGTTTGAGGAAGCCCTTGCCCAGATAGGTACGGCTCTTCTCGCTCGCAAGCGCCTTGTTCGGGTCTTCGAGCGGTCGCGGCTCGCTTGCCTCCGTCGTGCCAGAAAGCGAGAAGTCGTGGCCCGCATCGTATTCCGTCAGCATGTTGGGGTCGCGGCGGAGGGTCTCGAACGCCTCGGGCAAGGTGCCCTGCGACGGGGCTTCGCCCTTCCCGGCATCGTAGTGCGGACGAATGGCCGCCCAGTCCGCAAGCGTCGCAAGCAAGTCGTACGCGCGGTCGGCGTCCACGCCGAGCTCTGCGGCGACGTCCGTGGCAAGCACGCGACCCTCACGCTGGACGATGCCGAAGCAGGCGGGCAGGAGATCGTCGTGCGTGCCCTCCATGCCGCAGATGCGCGTGTAGCCGCCGAGCAGTATAGGCGTGACGCCAAACTCCGTGCCGTACGTGCGGGACTTCCGCGCGATGTGGTGGCGGCACGGCATGCCCAGATAGAACTCCGTCACGCGCATGCCGCAGGCGCGAGCCGCGAGGAAGTGGCCCCCCTCGTGCAGGAACACAAGAAGCGACAGTACGACCACGCCCCAGAACACCGCGGACACGACGCCCATCAGCGGCATGTCCCGTCCAGGTAGGATGCGGCGAGCTCGCGAGAGCGAGCGTCGACTTCCTCAAGCTGCGGCAGGGACTCCACCGGGACGGCATCGGTCTTCCCCATCACGTGGGCGACCGTCGCCTCAACGTCCAGGAAGCCGCAACGGCCCTGCCTGAACGCGAGGTTCGCGACCTCGTTTGCCGCGTTCATCGCACACGGCATGGTGCCGCCGTCGCGGCCGGCCTCCTTCGCGAGCCTGAGGCAGCCGAACGCGTCCTCGTCCGCGCGGCCGAACGTGAAGTCCGGCACCTCGCAGTAGTCCACGCGCGGCGCGGGCGTCTCCCAGCGCTCGGGGTAGCTGAGCGCGTATTGGATGGGTATGCGCATGTCAGAGGGGCCAAGCTGAGCCTTCACGACGCCGTCCTCGAACTCGACCATCGAGTGCACCATGCTCTGAGGGTGCACAAGCACGTTCACCATGTCGACGGGGACGTCAAACAGGTGGTGAGCCTCGAGCACCTCGAGGCCCTTGTTCATGAGCGTCGCGGAGTCGATCGTAATCTTGGCGCCCATGGCCCACGTGGGATGCTTGAGCGCCATGGCGGCGGTCACGCGGGAGAGCTCTTCTCGGCCCATGCCAAAGAACGGGCCGCCGGAGCACGTGAGCCAGATTCTATGGACGTCCGAGCGGTGCTCCCCCACCAGACACTGGTATATGGCGCTGTGCTCCGAGTCGACCGGGATGAGCCGACCGGGGCGTGCGAGCGGCATGAGAAGGTCGCCGCCGACGACAAGCGACTCCTTGTTTGCGTACATGAGCGCCTTGCCGGCCTTGAGCGCGGCGTATCCCGCATAGATGCCCGCGAACCCCACGACCGCGTCCACGACGCTGTCCACGTCCTCCGCGGAAGCGACGCACGTGAGGCCCTCCTGGCCAAAGCTCACCTTGCAGGAAGCGGGAAGATCGGCAAGTGCCGGGTCGTCCCGGTGCGCCTCGTTAGCGATCACGACGTAGGCGCAGCCAAACTCGCGCGCGGCCTTCACGGCAAACGAGACGGAGTCGTTCACGGCAACGGCGACGACGCTCAGGCGGTCCGCATGCCTGCGGCAGACGTCGAGCGTCTGCGTCCCGATCGATCCCGACGCGCCCAGCACCGCGACGCGCTGCGGCTCGTGCCGCATCACGCCAGACTTGAAGCCCTCGAATATGCTCACAGGATTCCTCCCAGCCTGAGCAGCAGGAACGCGGTCATGCCGCCAAAGAGGAGCGAGTCGGACCTGTCGAGCATGCCACCGTGGCCAGGCATGAGGTTTCCCGAGTCCTTCACGCCGACGCCGCGCTTGATGCGAGACTCGAAGAGGTCTCCCGCGACGGCGGCCGCGTCAACCAGCACGCCGCACGCGATGGCGTACGGCAGGTTGATGTTGTAGATGCCGAGCGCGAACACGACGGCCCACACGGCGACGCTGCCGACCATGCCGCCCCAGAAGCCCTCGACGCTCTTGTTGGGAGAGATTCTGGGCGCAAGCTTGTGCTTGCCGAGCTTTGATCCCACGAAGTATGCGCACGAGTCGCTGAGCCAGATGGACCCCATGACCGCAAAGGTGAGAAGGGCGCCCCTCCAGCCGGGGAAGGCGTCGCGGATGATCACGATGCTCGAGAACGCGAGCGACGTGTAGATGGGCCCGAACACCGTGAGGGCCACGTCGCCCATGTTTGCCCGCGGCGTTGACACGTACCACAGCGCACACACCACGAGCAGCGCGAATATGACGAAGAACTCCGAGTCTGAGATGTTCGAGAGCGGCGCGAACGGGAAGATTACCGCGAATGCGAGCGCTATGACGTCATTTGGCATCCTGCCGCTGCGGCGAGACATCTTAAGGAACTCCGAGCAGCACAGGAACGCCATAACCGCGATGAGAATCGCCGTAGGCCACGTGCCCAAGAAAAGGCACGCGACCGTTCCGATTGCGTAGATGGCGCCGGAGACGATGCGCATGGTCATGGTTGACGGGTGCTTTCCGCCGTCCTTCTGCCCGGCCTCCTCGTGATTGGCCTCGGCATGCGTCTCCTTCGCGCCAGATGCGGGAGCGGCCTCCTGCTTCGGCGCCGCTTCGGGCGCCTGTTCCGCCGGACGCTGCGACGCGTTCTCCCCCGTCGCCGAGGCACTGCCCGCCCGGGACTCCACGTTCTTCTCGACCTGATTGTCACCCATGTCGCTCACTTGCCCGTCACACCTCCAAAGCGCCGGTTCCTGCCCTGGAAGGAACGAACGGCCCTCAAGTACTCCCAGCGGTCGAAGTCCGGCCACAGGGTGTCAGTCACATAGAACTCCGTATATGCCAGCTGCCACAGCAGGTAGTTGGAGAGTCTGAGCTCGCCCGACGTCCTGATGAGCAGGTCGGGGTCAGGCATGCCCGCCGTGTAGAGCCTGGACGAGAAGAGCTCCTCGTCCACGTCGTCGGCAGACATCTTGCCCGCGGCAACATCCTGCGCGATGCCCCTGCACGCGCGTACGATTTCCGCGCGCGAGCCGTAGTTCACCGCGAGCGCGAACGTCATGCCGTCGTGGTCAGCCGTCTCGTCGAGCCCTTCCTGGAACACGGCGCGCGTCTCCGCCGGAAGCTGCGTCAGGTCTCCCAGGAAACGCAGGCGCACGTTCTCCTGATGGAAGAGCGGCAGCTCCTTCAGGAGGGTCGTCGCAAACAAGTGCATCAGGAGGTTGACCTCCTTCTGCGGGCGCTTCCAGTTCTCGGTCGAGAACGCGTACACGGAAAGCGCGTCCACGCCAAGCCGGACGCTCGTGGTGACCGTCTCGCGCAGCGAGTCGACGCCAGCGACGTGTCCCTCAGAGCGGTCGAGCCCGCGCGCCTGCGCCCAGCGGCCGTTGCCGTCCATGATGATGGAGACGTGCCTGGGAACACGTCCAAGGTCTACGTCCGCAAGCGAGATGTCGCCGGGTGCGTCCGCGTAGTACGCTGCGAGCTTATCCAAGTCGCGTCTCAAGCTAGATCTCCATAACCTCGGAGGTCTTCTCCTTCAGCATAGAGTCGACCTTTGCGACGAACTCGTCCGTCACCTTCTGAATCTGCTTCTTCTCGCGGTTCACGTCGTCCTCGGAGAGCTCCTCGTCCTTCTCGGCCGCGTGGATGGCGTCGCGGCGGGCGTTCCTGATGGCCACGCGCGCCTCCTCTGCATACTTGTTGCAGTCCTTCACGAGCTCCTTGCGGCGCTCCTCCGTCGGCTTCGGGAACGGCAGGCGGATGGAGACACCGTCATTGCCGGGGGTAATGCCCAGGTCGGAGGCCTCGATGGCCTTCTCGATCGCCTTGAGCGCCGTCTTGTCCCACGGCTCGATCACGAGCATGGAGGCCTCGGGGACCTTCACCCCTGCGAGCTGCGTGATGGGGGTGGGCTGCCCGTAGTACTCGACGCTGATGCCGTCGAGCACATGCGCATTAGCGCGACCCGTGCGGACCTTGCTGAAGTTGAACTTCAGCGCATCGATCGCCTTGTCCATGCTCTTCTTGGCGGAATCTGTAAAGGTGCTCATTTCGCTCTCCTATTCGTCTACGACGATCGTTCCAACGTGCTCGCCGCGAAGCGCCCTGTCAAAAATGCCGTCCTCATCGAGGTTGAACACCATGATAGGCATGTGGTTGTCATGGCAGAGTGCCGTCGCGGTCGCATCCATAACGTGAAGGTCCCTGTTGAGGACGTTCATGTAGGTGATGGTGTCGAACTTCTTCGCATCCGGGTTCTTCATGGGGTCGGAGTCGTAGATGCCGTCGACCTTCGTCGCCTTCATGAGAATCTCCGCGCCGATCTCGCACGCGCGCAGCGCGGCGGCAGTGTCTGTTGTGAAGTACGGGTTTCCGGTACCGGCCGCAAAGATCGTAATCCGTCCCTTCTCCAGGTGCCTGATCGCTCGACGCCTGATGTAGGTCTCGGAGACCTGGTGCATCTCGATCGCGCTCATGACCCTGCAGATCATCCCGTTGCGCTCAAAGGTGTCCTGCAGCGCAAGCGAGTTGATCACGGTCGCGAGCATGCCCATGTTGTCGCCCTGGGCCCTATCCATGCCTGCGGCCGCGCCAGAGAGACCCCTGAAGATGTTGCCGCCACCGACGACGACGGCAATCTGCATTCCCGCGTCATAGGCGGGCTTGAGCTCTTCCGCAATCTTCTGCGGAACGTCGGGGTCGATGCCAAACTCCTTTGAGCCCATGAGGGCCTCTCCGGAGAGCTTCAGAAGCACACGCTTGAACTTGTAGTCGGACAATCCAGGCCTCCAGTCACTTGGGGAAGACTAAAAAGCTGTTCGTTCACGCTCATAAGATTCTAGCAAAGCGCGAGAAGAACCACCCAACCAATAGGCAAGCAGTCCCCAGCGCCATATAAAAGGAGCCGGTGCATGGCACCGGCTCCACAGAAAACACTCTGTCCCTAGCTATTCGCCGAAGGAGAAGCGCACGAAGCTGACGACCTTGACGTCGTCGCCGAGGCTCTTGGAGACCTTGGCGGCGAGCTCGTTGATCGTGACACCGGACTCCTTGATGGACTCCTGCTCGGTCAGGCAGTTCTCCTTGTAGAACTTCTCGAGCTTTCCGAGGGCAATCTTCTCCTGGATGAACTCCGGCTTGCCGGACTCGGCGGCCTGAGCCATGTAGATGCTCTTCTCGTGCTCAAGAACCTCAGCGGGGACGTCCTCGCGACGAGCAGAGACGGGGTTGGATGCAGCTACCTGCATCGCGACGTCGTGAGCGAAGCTCTTGAACTCGTCAGCAGCAGCGGTCTCGGGCTTCGCGAACTCGAAGGTCACGATGTCAGCGAGCTTGCCATTGTGGTGGACGTACTTCGCAAGGGCGCCGTTCTCCACGGAGACACGCTGGAAGCGGGCAACCTTCATGTTCTCGCCGATAACGTGGATCATCTCGGTGAGCTCGTCAGCAACGGTGCTCTCACCCATCTTGCAGGCCTTGAGAACCTCGTCATCAGCGGGGTCGTTCTCGACGACGACCTTCGCAAGCTCATTTGCGAAGCCGGTGAACTTGGGGTTGGTGCCGACGAAGTCGGTCTCGCAGGTGAGCTCGAGAAGAGCGCCGGTCTTGCCGTCCTCGGAAATGTAGGCGGCGACGGTGCCCTCGTTCGTCTCGCGGCCGGCACGCTTGACGGCCTTGGCAACGCCCATCTTGCGGAGAACGTCGACGGCCTTGTCGATGTCGCCATCGGCCTCGACGAGAGCCTTCTTGCACTCCATCATGGGGGAGTCGGTCATCTCGCGGAGCTGCTTGACGAGGGCGGCGGTAATCTTTGCCATGTTGCCCCTCCTTTGGGGTTGAAATCTTATAGAGCTTCTGACCTTTAGCTACTCGGCAGCGGGGGTCTCGACCGCAGGGGTCGTCTCGCCGGCAGCCATCTCCTGCTCAGTGATCTGCTCCTTACCGGAACCAGCCAGAACGGCGTCGGCGACAAGCTCGCACATGAGGTTGACGGAGCGAATCGCGTCGTCGTTCGCGGGGATGCCGTAGTCGACGACGTCCGGATCGGAGTTGGTGTCGAGAAGGGCGACGACGGGGATGTGCAGGCGGTTGGCCTCGCGGATGGCAATCTCCTCGCGCTTGCTGTCGACGACGAACAGGGCCTGCGGCAGGGTGTGCAGGTCACGGGCGCCACCGAGGTTGCGCTGGAGCTTCTCGAGCTCCTTGGTCAGGACAGCCTGCTCCTTCTTGGGAAGAAGGGCCATGCGGCCGTCCTCGACCATGGCCTCGAGCTCCTCCATGCGGTCGATGCGGGAGCGCATGGTAACGAAGTTGGTCAGCATGCCGCCGAGCCAGCGCTGGTTGATGAAAGGCATGCCGCAGCGCTCGGCCTGGGTGGCGATGGGCTCCTGGGCCTGCTTCTTGGTGCCGACGAACAGGACGCGACCACCCTTGGCAGCGGTGTCCTTCAGGAAGGTGTAGGCCTTGTCGGCGTCGAGCACGGTCTGCTTGAGGTCGAGGATGTAGATGCCGTTGCGCTCGCCGAAGATATAGGGCTTCATCTTCGGGTTCCAGCGGCGCGTCTGGTGGCCGTAGTGGCAGCCAGCCTCGAGCAGGGTACGGATGTTGATCTTAACAGCCATTCTGAAAACCTCCATTGGTTGGTCCTCCGTGTGATATCAACCCCGTGCGAACCACCTAAGGCGCGGCTGTCGCCTTAGGCACCGTGGCCGACGAGTCGTCACACGTGTGAATTTATGCCGTGCGGTCGCACAGCGAGAAAAAATTATAACAGCGGGAGGGCCGTTTTTCCACGACGTGAAAAAATCGTATCAGCTCCACAAGTCGCTCCGCATCACATGCCGCATCTTGTCAGTGTCCATCGCTTTGCACGCTCCGGCCTTCGCCACTTGGACCCTCGTCACACTCCTACTCCCCCCTCGGGTGAGCCTGACGAGCAGCCGCCTTCATCCTGTCAATAGTGAGGTGGGTGTATATCTGCGTCGTCGAGAGGTCGGCGTGTCCAAGAAGCGTCTGCACGCTTCTCAGGTCGGCGCCGCCAGAGAGGAGCTCCGTGGCGTACGTGTGCCTCATTGCGTGCGGGGTGACTCGCCTGTCAATGCCCGCTGCGACCGCCCTCCTCTCGAACACGGTCCTGAGTGCGTCCGCGGACATCCTGTTTCCACGGGTAGAAAGGAAGAGGCCTTCTTCGTGCGTATGGCTTTTCGCGGCAAGTCCAGGCCTCGCCTCCAGAACGTAGGACCTTACTCGCTCCGCCGCAATCTCGTATATCGGTACGATACGCGTCTTGGAGCCCTTTCCTTCGAGCCTCACCTGTCGCCGATCGAGGTCAACGTCCCTTACGTCGAGCTTCGACACCTCGGAGATTCTCGCTCCGGTCGCGTAGAGAAGCTCCAGGAAGGCCCTGTCCCTCACGTCCTTCGCGTCCGGTCCGTCACAAGCCTCCAGAAGCCTCTCGGCCTCCTCCTCGGTAAGCGTCCTCGGGAGCGTCTTCGCCCTCTTCGGGCTCACGATCGCCGCCGCCGCGTCCTCCGTGGTCACGCCCTCCTCCACAAGCCACCTGTAGAGGTCTCGCACCGATGATAGTCTCCTGTTCATGGTTGCCGTCGAATACCTTGCCCGACTCATCTCGGCAAGGTAGCCTCTCACCTCGGCGTGCGTAACGCGGAACGGGTCGACGTGACTCCTCTTCACCCAGTCGAGATAGGACTTAAGGTCTCCCGAATAAGCCCTTACGGTGTTGTCCGAAAGTCTTTCGACTCCCCCTATATGCCTGAGAAACCGCCCGACGCACGAACGGAACCTCTCGAGCTCCCGTCCACCATCATCCATAGTGACTCACTTCGTGCTACCGGCAGGTTTCGAAGAGGTCGCGACGTGACTCCAGGTATCTGTCCAGGTCGACGGCTGCGCGGTCCGCATATGCCTGATATCTCTCCCTCTTCTTAAGTCTCCCGCCTTCGAGCGGTGGGACGAGTCCGAAGTTCACGTGCATAGGCTGATACGGCTTGGTCTCGGGGTCGGTCGCATACGCGACGAGCGATCCCAGCGCACCCGTCCTCGGAAGATCAACCTCCTCGATGCCGGTGATATCCGCATATGTGTTGAGAGCCGCGAGCAACCCCGAGGCGATTGCCTCGGTATACCCCTCGGTGCCGGTTATCTGCCCCGCGAGCCTCGTCTGAGTTCCCGGGATTCTGAACGTATGGTCAAGCACCCTCGGGGTGTCCACGAATGAGTTCCTGTGCATTACTCCATACCTGAAGAACTCGGCGTTCTCGAGGCCGGGAATCATGCGAAACACACGCTTCTGCTCGCCCCACGTCAGGTTCGTCTGGAATCCTACAAGGTTGTATGCGGTCAGGTCGGCGTTCTCGGCCCTGAGCTGCACCGCCGCCCATGGTCTTCTGCCAGAGCGGGGGTCGGTAAGCCCCACCGGCTTCAGTGCGCCGAACCTGAGCGAGTCCCTACCCGTCCTCGCTACCTCCTCGACAGGCTGGCACGCGCTGAAGAGGTCGCTCTGCTCGAACTCCTTGGAGACGACGCGCTTCGCAGAGATCAACTCATCGTAGAAGCTCTCGTACTCCTCTCGGGACATCGGACAGTTGAGGTAGTCTCCCCTGCCTTGTTCGTCGTAACGCGACTGCGAGAACACGATGTCTCTGTCCAGTGACTCCGCATCGACGATCGGTGCTGCGGCATCATAGAACGAAAGGGAATCGCCACCGACCTTCTCGGCGATCGATGAGAAAAGGGCGTCTCCACAGAGCGGCCCAGCGGCTATGACGCAGGGGCCTTCCGGAATCCCCTCTGCGATTCGACGCTCCACGGTTATGCCCGCGTCCTCCTCGATTGCACGACCCACAAGTGCGGAGAACCTCTCCCGGTCCACGGCAAGAGCCCCTCCTGCGGGTACGGCCGATTCCTTCGCCAGTCGGATGAGTCTCGACCCCATCTTCTCGAGCTCCTCCTTCAGGAGCCCCGCCGCGCTATCGTGCCTCATTGACTTGAGGGAGTTCGAGCATACGAGTTCGGCGAAGCCGTCGGTGTGATGAGCAGCCGTGCTTGCCACGGGACGCTGTTCGACGAGGGTCACGGAGACCCCGCGCGCCGCAAGCTGCAGCGCACATTCACTGCCGGCAAGTCCCCCACCGATCACGACAACACTTTTCGACAACGCGCACTCCTCTCGTCATCCATTCTCAGTGACCCATTCTATCCGAAGCACGAAGGAGCTCGGCTGTAGGCGAGTATCTTCCGTCCGGGAGTCGGACGACCATTCCCCGCGCCTCGTAGTCGCTCAGCGTACCAAGGATCGTGATAACGCTTTCGCCCAGTCTGTTCGCCAGCTCGTCCGCCCTCGTTGGGGAAGCCACAAGGGCAGAGAGAACGCGACCATGCTCAGAATGCGAACCATCCGCGCAGAGCCTTAGTTTGTCGTAATCCAGCGCGATGCACATCTCGAGGTCTCGTTCAGAGCACACGATGCTCGCGCCATCCGAGATGAGCTCGTTCGTCCCAACAGACTGCGGCGAGTAGATTGATCCCGGTATCGCATACAGTCTCCTTCCCATAGAGGCCGCGGCCTCCGCCGTGCTCATGGTTCCAGAGCGCACGCCAGCCTCCACGACGAGCGTAGACTCGGACATCGCCGCGATGATTCTGTTCCTCTTCGGGAAGGCGTACCTCCGCGGAGGGGTGCCCCACCTCTCGAGGGAAATCACCGCACCCTTCGAGATTGCACCCTCGAACACGTCCCGCGACGATTGAGGGTAGATGACGTCGGCACCGCACCCACATACGACCACGGTTGTGCCTCCTGACCCTTGTGCCGCCCTCAGCGCCGCCGCATCGCAACCAAGGGCTCCTCCCGAAACGACAACGAGTCCGCTCTCCGCCGCAATCCTCCCCGCCATTTCGGCAGTGGCGACCCCGTAGGGGGAAGCGCGCCTGGAGCCTACGATAGCGATGGCCATATCCTCGAGCACGCCCGCGGCACCGATGCCATAGAGGCACTCGGGAGGGTCAGAGAGGTCCTCGAGCCGCTGCGGATACCCCTCTTCGCCCCGTCTCAACTCGAAGGATTCCTCCCCCATGCCTACCCCCTCCTATCTCTATACGCGCACGCCTCCAGCACGTCCTCCTTCGACACCGACTCGCCTTGTCGTATGTCCGCTATTGTTCTCGCCACCTTCGCGACGCGCACAATCGACCTGCCACCGAACCCAAGACTTCGGGCCATTGACTCCAGCACCGAAGCAGCCTCCTCTCCCAAGGCCATACCCTCGAGTCCTTCCTCGTCCTTGTGGCCAAGCACGGATTCCCTCCAAGCCCTGAACTCCCGCGCCCCGAGCACGAGGTCGCGCATCTGCGCGGAGCTCATGCCGCGCGCGCCCTCCACGACCTTTCTGGAATCGGGTCTTGAAACGAAGATGTGTACGTCTATTCGGTCTTTCAGGGGGCCACCTACCCTCGACTGGTACTGCGCCACCTTTGCCGGGGCACAGGTGCATGCATGCGCCGGGTCTCCGAGGTATCCGCAGGGACAGGGGTTGGCAGCCGCGAGAAACGTGAAGTCGCAGGGGAACCTATAGAGTCCGTCCGCGCGCACCAACCTCACCACGTGCTCCTCGAACGGCTGTCTCAGAGACTGCAGCACGTTGGTGGAGAACTCTGGCAACTCGTCGAGGAACAGTACGCCGTGGTGAGCGAGGGTAACCTCCCCGGGATGCACGGGACTGCCACCCCCAATCATTCCCGCCTGCGATATTGAGTGGTGGGGCGCCCTGAAAGGTCTGGCACCGTTATCTTGCCTGCCCACCGACAGGCCGGCAACAGATCCAATCAACGCAACTTCCTCGGCCTCCTCGGGAGTCAATGGGGGGAGTATCGTCGGGAGTCGCCGCGCGAGCATGGATTTTCCCGAACCGGGAGGCCCGACCATGAGTAGGCCATGCCTCCCCGCGGCGGATATCACGAGTGCGCGTTTTGCCGACTCCTGGTCGAGGACGTCCTCGTAATCGAGCTCCGGCCCACCGTCAGGAGTCACCGGCCTCCCTTCCCGTCCCCCCGCATGGAGGCCCCTCACCCCTCGGCGTAGGTCTTCAAGCCGTTCGACATTGAGGACTCCCTCGCTTGCACCGCCACAGGATGACGCCAGACAGACGAGGGTCTTCCCCGTCCTCTCGGCTAGCTTCCTGTAGGCCACGAGTCCCCTAACCGCGCTTACCGAACCGTCAAGCGCAAGCTCGCCCACGAACATGCAGTCGTCGAGCCCGCTTGTAGGAATCTGCCCCGTCACCGCGAGCATGGCAACAGCGAGCGGCAAATCAAAGCCCGTCCCCGACTTCTTGAGTTCCCCTGGCGACAGGTTCACCGTAAACCTCAGCCTCGACACGTTGAAGCCCGAGGCCTTAATGGCGCATCTCACACGAGCGCGTGCCTCCAGGACGCTTCCGTCTGGCATCCCAACAATCGACATGCCTGGTATGCCCGCTGACGTGGCAATCTCCACGTCCACCGGAAGGGCCTCGATACCCCTCAGAGTCGCCGACGCCACGCTCAGCAATCCGCCAGCCATCAGTCGTCAGCCTCGTAGGCGCCGATGAGATGCCTGAGCTTCGCAGAGTGCTCCGCGACTATCTTGATTGCGATTACGTCGAATCTCACCTGGTGAAACCGAGTGGAGACACTGAGGAACGTCTCCGCGATGCTGCGATACCTCTTTTGCTTTTCGCCATTAACGGCGAGCTCGGGCATGCCGTCATCCTCCTTGCCCAGGGCAAGTCTCGTTTTGACCTCGACGAGCACGCACACTTCATTGCCGTCTTCGTCCACCTGGGTGGCAACGATGTCCGCCTCCCCCATCTTGCACATCCAGTTTCGAGAGACGATGCTGTATCCGTGATTCTGCAGGTAGCAGCAGGCGATGTGCTCGCCCATGTCGCCTACCTCGCGTGCACTCATCTCCATCACGGGCTTGTGGCTCCTCGTCTGCCCGCCCTGGTTCCCGCCCTCGCTTGCGTATTGGGTCGGGCCCCCTTGGCTCCCAGGCGCATGGCCCCCGCCAGCAGAGGTATAGGACTCGTCTGGAGCCGGTGCAGGCTGCCCCTTCTCCAAGACGTCCGCACCGTTCTGGTAGAACTCGTTGTCGCACATGCGTCCTCCCGTCCTCGTCAACTGGGACCAAGAGGTTCTCACCTGCGGCTCGCAGCAAGCTTTCATGTGCCTTCCAGAAGCCTTTACTGGCTCCGACGTTTCGTATCTAACGCCCCTGCGCCGCAGGTACGCGAGCTGAGCACTGATGCTGATGTTTCATTTTTGATTAGAAGAGTGAGGGGGTCTCCAAGAAGTTTCCACAGAACGACACCCTATGGATCGGGCTCAGGCCGATTCGCTTGATCGCCTCGATGTGCGCCGCAGACCCATACCCCTTGCATTCCGCAAGGTGGTACTCCGGATACTCCGCATCGTATGCCACCATCATGGCATCCCTCGTAACCTTCGCAACGATGGAGGCCGCCGCGATGCATGCAACGCGTGCGTCACCCTTGACCAAGGTCTTCTCCCTTGGATGAACATGTACGGGATTTCCGTCTATGAGCACGCAGTCCGGATTGACTCCAGCGTCTTCGATCGCGTTTGCCATGGCCATCCTGAGTGCGGACGACATGCCCACTGCGTCAATGGACGCGGGCTCTATATGCGCGATGCCTATCGCTGTCGCAATTTCGGCAATCTGGGCCGCAAGCGCCTCCCTACGGGCCGGGGTGAGCTGCTTCGAGTCGTTCAGTCCCCATATTCTGGGATTCGCCGGCAGCGCGACCGCACATACCGTAAGGGGACCTGCAAGGGCGCCTCTCCCCACCTCGTCTACGCCTAGGACGATGCCGTCTCCACCAAGCTCCCGCTGGAGATCGTACATGCCGCTCACGCGGTCTCGCTCGGACGTCTCACGGTCACGGCGCCTCTTGGCCGCGGCCACGGCATGCTGCACCTGCTTTCGCGGGTCGCCGCCATAGCGTTTCAGAAGCTCGTCTATCTCGTCGAGCCCGGCATCTGAAAGTCGTGCGGCAACCTCGCGCGCACTGGCGGGATGAACTCTTTCGCTCATGTCAGCTCCTAAAAAAAGAGCGACACCCCTTGGGGTGCCGCTCAATGCGTGCGACTGAGAAACCCTTAGCGCTTCTCGCGGATGCGGGCGGCCTTGCCGACGCGATCGCGCAGGTAGTAGAGCTTAGCGCGACGGATGTCACCGTGACGCACAACCTCGAGCTTGCCG
This sequence is a window from Parafannyhessea umbonata. Protein-coding genes within it:
- the trmFO gene encoding methylenetetrahydrofolate--tRNA-(uracil(54)-C(5))-methyltransferase (FADH(2)-oxidizing) TrmFO produces the protein MSKSVVVIGGGLAGSECALQLAARGVSVTLVEQRPVASTAAHHTDGFAELVCSNSLKSMRHDSAAGLLKEELEKMGSRLIRLAKESAVPAGGALAVDRERFSALVGRAIEEDAGITVERRIAEGIPEGPCVIAAGPLCGDALFSSIAEKVGGDSLSFYDAAAPIVDAESLDRDIVFSQSRYDEQGRGDYLNCPMSREEYESFYDELISAKRVVSKEFEQSDLFSACQPVEEVARTGRDSLRFGALKPVGLTDPRSGRRPWAAVQLRAENADLTAYNLVGFQTNLTWGEQKRVFRMIPGLENAEFFRYGVMHRNSFVDTPRVLDHTFRIPGTQTRLAGQITGTEGYTEAIASGLLAALNTYADITGIEEVDLPRTGALGSLVAYATDPETKPYQPMHVNFGLVPPLEGGRLKKRERYQAYADRAAVDLDRYLESRRDLFETCR
- a CDS encoding YraN family protein; amino-acid sequence: MCDNEFYQNGADVLEKGQPAPAPDESYTSAGGGHAPGSQGGPTQYASEGGNQGGQTRSHKPVMEMSAREVGDMGEHIACCYLQNHGYSIVSRNWMCKMGEADIVATQVDEDGNEVCVLVEVKTRLALGKEDDGMPELAVNGEKQKRYRSIAETFLSVSTRFHQVRFDVIAIKIVAEHSAKLRHLIGAYEADD
- the rpsB gene encoding 30S ribosomal protein S2, which translates into the protein MAVKINIRTLLEAGCHYGHQTRRWNPKMKPYIFGERNGIYILDLKQTVLDADKAYTFLKDTAAKGGRVLFVGTKKQAQEPIATQAERCGMPFINQRWLGGMLTNFVTMRSRIDRMEELEAMVEDGRMALLPKKEQAVLTKELEKLQRNLGGARDLHTLPQALFVVDSKREEIAIREANRLHIPVVALLDTNSDPDVVDYGIPANDDAIRSVNLMCELVADAVLAGSGKEQITEQEMAAGETTPAVETPAAE
- a CDS encoding YifB family Mg chelatase-like AAA ATPase, with protein sequence MAGGLLSVASATLRGIEALPVDVEIATSAGIPGMSIVGMPDGSVLEARARVRCAIKASGFNVSRLRFTVNLSPGELKKSGTGFDLPLAVAMLAVTGQIPTSGLDDCMFVGELALDGSVSAVRGLVAYRKLAERTGKTLVCLASSCGGASEGVLNVERLEDLRRGVRGLHAGGREGRPVTPDGGPELDYEDVLDQESAKRALVISAAGRHGLLMVGPPGSGKSMLARRLPTILPPLTPEEAEEVALIGSVAGLSVGRQDNGARPFRAPHHSISQAGMIGGGSPVHPGEVTLAHHGVLFLDELPEFSTNVLQSLRQPFEEHVVRLVRADGLYRFPCDFTFLAAANPCPCGYLGDPAHACTCAPAKVAQYQSRVGGPLKDRIDVHIFVSRPDSRKVVEGARGMSSAQMRDLVLGAREFRAWRESVLGHKDEEGLEGMALGEEAASVLESMARSLGFGGRSIVRVAKVARTIADIRQGESVSKEDVLEACAYRDRRG
- a CDS encoding DNA-processing protein DprA codes for the protein MGEESFELRRGEEGYPQRLEDLSDPPECLYGIGAAGVLEDMAIAIVGSRRASPYGVATAEMAGRIAAESGLVVVSGGALGCDAAALRAAQGSGGTTVVVCGCGADVIYPQSSRDVFEGAISKGAVISLERWGTPPRRYAFPKRNRIIAAMSESTLVVEAGVRSGTMSTAEAAASMGRRLYAIPGSIYSPQSVGTNELISDGASIVCSERDLEMCIALDYDKLRLCADGSHSEHGRVLSALVASPTRADELANRLGESVITILGTLSDYEARGMVVRLPDGRYSPTAELLRASDRMGH
- the xerA gene encoding site-specific tyrosine recombinase/integron integrase; its protein translation is MDDGGRELERFRSCVGRFLRHIGGVERLSDNTVRAYSGDLKSYLDWVKRSHVDPFRVTHAEVRGYLAEMSRARYSTATMNRRLSSVRDLYRWLVEEGVTTEDAAAAIVSPKRAKTLPRTLTEEEAERLLEACDGPDAKDVRDRAFLELLYATGARISEVSKLDVRDVDLDRRQVRLEGKGSKTRIVPIYEIAAERVRSYVLEARPGLAAKSHTHEEGLFLSTRGNRMSADALRTVFERRAVAAGIDRRVTPHAMRHTYATELLSGGADLRSVQTLLGHADLSTTQIYTHLTIDRMKAAARQAHPRGE